TTGTTCTTCCTGAAAACCGGCCTATAATAAACAGAAATTGTTCCACAAACAGCCCTGAAATTCCTAACAAATGAAACATTAGAAAGAATACATAACAATATGCAGTTGGGATAATTTTATCTAAATCGGTAAATATTAAAGGGTATAGCAGGTCAAATAGTTTGAAAAAAAGTTTAAAATTACCTGAGGGCAATCAAGGATGTCCTTTTTTTAAAAGTTTTTTTTAGCCTTTTTTGGTTTTTTTTTCCAAATACAGTATTCAGAGCACTTTAACTTTGCATCCAAGCTTTGTAGGCTGTTTTGGGGATGCTCTAAAAACCATAATTATGACTAATAAACAACGGTCTTTTTTTCTGTTTTAAATGTATATCCATAAAAAAAGGAAAGGTTGATAGAAGTAGTAAAATAGCAAATGGTAAACAGAAATCTTTTTAACGATAAACAAAACCGGTTTGATTGTTCTCTGCTTGTTTTAACAACCAAAAACACACTGCAATGACAACATTAACCACTTCTAAACATCTAATATTTTTTAGAATAATTGCACTTGTAGCATTTATTTTGTTTACCGTTTGTGGATTACAACTTGCGGTTGCTTGTTCTGTTAGTTTTCAAAGTCAACCCACCAATCAGGGTTCAGAATATTCCCCTGATTCATTTTGCCATCCCAAAAAAGACGGGGTTTCTTTTTTTACAGGTAGTATGGAAAAGATTATAGGGAATAACAATCTCATTTACCTGCCTGTTTTTGTATATGTTTATGCCGGTTATAAACCTGATTGTCGCCGTATGCAAAATAATGTATTTGACAAAAAAGAAGTAGGCGAATTTTTCAATAAAAACTTTTTGAATGTCAAGATTAATCTTCATTCAGAAGATGGTTTTAAACTTTACAATGATTATTCACTGAAAAATTTTCCGGCTTATTTGTTTTTAAACCGGTTTGGAGAAGTGATAGACCAATCTTACGGATATATAGAAGCTACTGAATTTCTAAAATTCGGCAAACAAGCTTTATACAAATTTCAATCACAGGATAATACTCATTTCATTCAGGTAAGTCAGCCTATTGAAGGAGATGAAGTTTCTAATAATTTTGATCAACAATTCAAAAGCCTGATTGAATATAATATCTTGTATGAAAACGGATATACAGAAAAGGATTTTTTATACAATTATGCTTATTTGCTGAAAAAATTCAACCAACCAAACCAACATATTGCAGACCAATATGTATCCCAGTTATTACACAGCGGATTTTCAATGTCCAAAAATATTCAGTTTATTTTTGACTTTTCAGACAATACTCAAACCAATGCTTTTCAGGTTTTACTTAAAAACTATAACTACTATATCAAATTCCTCGATGAAGAACGGATAAATTTGCGGATAAAAGAGTCGGTAAAAATGTCTGTAATTTTAGCGGCTATGAACAGAAATGTGAAAGAAATGGAGCAAGCATTATCCTATTTGAAGTTGGTTAATTTTCGCGATTCTGAGGAATATATATTTTGTATGAGGGCTACTTTTTATGAAAAAACCGGTAATTGGAGAGAGTTCAGCACTTTAGTTTTAGATTATTTTAAAAATCCAAATAGTATTGACCATCAATTACTGGACATGTTTTCAAGAAAATTTGCGGTAAACTCTATAAACGAGCTTAAACTTGAAAAAGCGCTGATATGGTCTAAGGGATTAGTTAACGAATACCCGACAAACTATAAGTACAGAGAAACTTATGCAGCTTTATTGTATAGGCTGAATAAAACAACAAAGGCTTTGAAAGAAGCGGAAACTGCAAAATTATTAGCTCAAAAACATGGACTTGATTATTCTTCTACGCTTTACCTGATCGAAACTATTCTGAGTAATAAAAAGCTGACTCAGCAATTCGTTGAAGATTAAGCCAAAAAAATTTCCTGCTATCGTTGCATGTTAATTTTTAACATGAAGCGTAAATAACAGGCTGTCTTGATTGTAGGCAGACCCGGTTTAATGCCGGGTCTTTTTTATTTTTTTTTATGGAGTTGCGGAACCATAACTCCAACCAACGCACCTACTGCATAGCCTGTTAAAACATCTGATAAATAGTGTTTTCCGCCTCTCACCCTTAAAAATCCGGTTATTGCCGGCAGTAAAGCAGCACCTGTCCAAATATATGGTTTGTATTTGGAGTTTGGGTAATAATCGGCAAACATCTTTGCTGTCATAAAAGAGGCTGCTGCGCTGGCAGAAGCATGGCCGGAAAAATAAGAAGAGGTGGCATCCCTGCCTAATTTTTTATGCATTGGGGCATTGGGATTAAAAACAAAAGGGCGCTTTCGTTTAAACAACTCCTTAGTCAGACTTGTAAGCGCTGCATTTACAAGATATGTTTCCAAACCAATAAGGGCTAACTTTGATGTGTGTTTGCGCATGTTGTTATCTATTAATAAAATCAAAGGCGAAGCCATAGAAGTGTACATTAAAACATCACTGCCTGTCTGAGCAGGAATAGACCAAAAGCGTGTAGCAAAACGGTCAAAGGCTGGAATGGATTTTACATCAAGTTGAGCAATTTCTTCAGGTGTCAGTCTTGGTTTGTTTTTTTTCATCCATTCAGATAATCCCGTACCTCCAACTCCAAAAACAGATAAAGGCACTTCCGTATGCCACTTCAAACGGTAGGGGTCAGGAGACATCTGGGCCTTAACCGGATGTAAAAAAACGTGGCTAAAAATTAAAAAAACCCACCAAATTTGTCTGTTGCTTTGTCTGACCCTTTTCATATTGATACTTAAATTTTGCGCACAATATACTTAGTAAAATTCATCTCTTGCTTTTAAATACCATTATGTCCATTTTTGCTCCCCGTTTTATCAAGTATCTTTTTTAACTCTTATTTTTAAAACCGGTAACGAAGTAAAACTGAACTGATGTTTGATAAATCGTTTTGCCCTGCAACAAAGCAGATAAAAAAATGGTTTCTTATCGTAATTTTGCATCCATGAGTTTTTTATATCCCTCTTTTTTATTTGCCCTAAGTGCCATTGCCATTCCTATTATTGTTCATCTTTTTTATTTCAGGCGCTTTAAACGTGTTTATTTTACAAATGTCCGGTTTTTGAGGGAACTCAAAGATGAGCGTTCGTCCCGGAATAAGTTAAAACACCTTTTGGTTTTGTTAAGCCGGATTTTAGCAGTTTCCTTTTTGGTATTTGCATTTGCTCAACCATATATTCCCAAAAAAGACACAAAAATTGTTCAGGGCAACAAAGCGGTCAGCATTTATGTGGATAACTCTTTCAGTATGAATGCAGGTAGCGGGGTCATGCTTTTTGATCGCGCAAAACGCAAAGCTGAAGAAATTGTCGGTGCTTATGGTCCGGAGGATAAATTTCAGTTATTAACCAACGATTTTGAAGGCAAACATCAAAGATTAGTCAATAAAGATGAGTTTTTAACCTATTTAGAAGAAATTCAAATTAGTCCTTCGGTTAAAACTCTAAATGATATTGTACTTCACCAACAAGAAATCATATCGGAATCTGATTCCGAGCAGAAAAATCTGTTTATCCTGTCCGACTTTCAAAAAAACATCGTCAATTTTGAAAATGATACTGCTTATAACCTGTTTCTAATCCCCCTTCAAGCAGCAGAAGGTCAAAATGTTTATATAGATTCCGTTTGGTTTGAAAATCCGGCCCGCACCCTCAACGAACAAGCTCAACTGTTAGTCCGGATTAAAAATAACGGCAGTAATGATGTTCAAAACGGGAAAGTTGAACTACGTATCAATGATCAGGTTAAATCAATCCGCGATTTTACCATCCAGGCAAATGATAAAACAATTGACACTTTAAGCTTTACCATTTCAGAAGCCGGTTGGCAAAACGCAGTTGTTCAGATTACCGAATCTTCGACCATTGAATTTGACAACACCTATTATTTTACTTTTGAAGTAGCCGAACAAATCAATGTACTGGTGATCAATTCGACGACAGGAGCTAACGCTTATCTGAATGAAGTTTTTAAGCAGTTGTCCGGATTTTCGGTTCAAAACCAACCTGAAAATCAAATTGATTATGGTAAACTGCCGGCTAATCAATTGATTATATTGAATCAACTCAGAAGTCTTTCTTCAGGATTGAGTGCTGCTTTGCAACAATATGTTAACAATGGCGGTAGCTTGCTGATTTTTCCTTCTGCAAATGTTGACCTCAATAGTTTCAATAATTTGATGAAAGTGCTAAGGGTAAATACCTACATTTCTTTGAACAGAACCCGGCGCGAAACCGATTTTATCAACACTCAAGAAGACGTTTTTAAAGATGTGTTTGAGCGTATCCCTCAAAATTTGGACCTCCCTTATGCGAACAGCAGTTTTGATTTAACCTCTTACTCCAATACAGGCGAGGAAGTATTATTGCGTTTCAGGGGCGGGGCTTCTCTTTTAAGCAAATATAATGTGGGGAGCGGAAGAGTCTATCTTTGTGCAGTTCCGTTGGAAACCGCCTCTTCAAATTTAGTTTCACATGCCATTTTTCTGCCTATGATCTATAAAATCGCCATTTTGGGCAGCAAAGGGAATATGATTGCATATATAATAGGTAAAAACAACAATTTTGAAACCGATATCGCTAATATGACTTCTGTTGCTGACGAAGTTTTCAAGTTAAAAGGCACTGCAGAGGAATTTATCCCTCAGCAAAAAACGATTGGTTCAAAGTTATATTTAAGTGTATCGAATCAGGTGAAGCAATCAGGGATTTATACCCTGTTTAAAACAATCTCACAACCATTGGCTACTTATGGGTTTAACTATAACCGGTTAGAATCTGATTTGGAATACTTTAATGTGTCTGAACTTCGAAAAATGTATAATGCTTCCAACATTAAATTTTTAGAAGACAACACAGAACTTTCTGTATTGGTTGGTCAAATTGACAGGGGCATTACTTTGTGGAAATGGTGTCTGTTATTAGCTTTGATGTGTTTGCTTTTTGAGATTTTGTTGCTCAGATTTTGGCGAACTTAACTGATACAGTTTTATTTAGTAACTTTTACAATCAATAGCTTATGTTATCCGAAAATATTGGTGTTAAATACGGAATGTATTTAGGGTTAGGGTTCGTTTTATTGTTTGGAGTCTTGTATGCCGTCAACCCGGTTTATATGTACAACACATGGTTGGGACTTTCCATTTTTCCAATAATAATTGTTGTTATGGTACTTGCTGCCCGTCAGACAAAAAAAGATCTGGGAGGATATGCGACATTTACACAATTAGTTTCTCCGGCATTTGCCGTGATGGTCTTCGCTCAGTTATTCAGCAGTTTATTTAACTATATCCTCTATAATTTTATAGATCCCACACTAACCGACACCCTTCGAAACTTTACCATTGAGTCGACCTATAATATGCTCAATATGTTTGGCACTCCGGAGGAAGAAATTGAAAAAGCCATCACTAAAGTTGAAGAACAAGATTACAGTGTTACATTAAGCAGTACGTTCATGGGTTTTGCTATGTTTGCCATTTTTGGATTTGTTGTAGCATCAATCATTGCTCTGATAATGAGAAAAAATCCACCGTCAAATTTGAATGATCAGGAAGTGGAGAAGGAAGAGCTTGATGTTTAAAAAGACATAAACAAGGTCTGTAATTAGTATTCATTGGGATTAGCCAGACTTTTTGCTTCTGTTTTAGCTGCAACCCAAGCGCGGAAATCAAAATAAGCAAAGACCCGCCTTTCAAAATTATCTTCAGCAAGCTGATCTAAAACAACCTGCATTTCAGAAAGATAACCTGCAAAGTCAGTTTCGGAGGTTGAGTGAGACAATTTTCTAAGTAATTGTAAAATAATATTTTCCAATTTATATTGCATTTCTTTTTTCAGCAAAAAGCGGTAAACAGAAATAATGGTTTGTTTCCGTTGCAAATGATCGTCCAGTTCATAAGCGGTCAATAAAGTTAGGATTTTGGCAAATCCAACAACGTCTTTCCTAATATTGGTATGCTGATATTCCAAAACCCGCTGTAGCCAGGAATGTGCCCGTTCAAACTGTTCGGCACCAAAACACAGATGAAACGCATAAAAACAAAGCATTACCACACCCATACCGTCAATTTGTTCAGAAAAACGGATCAATCCTTCTTCCAGATCATTGATACAGGAAAGCCCGCCATAATAATCGCCTTGCGAAATGTATAAAGTCATTCGGTGATAATAATAGGCTTCAAACAACTTCAGTTGGATTGACGCTTCAGATTGCCTGTTTTCATCAAGCAACATGGCTTGCAGTTTTAACAAATAGAATTCTCGTTCAGGCTGCTTGTTCAATGCAGCGGTAGTATTGAGCAGATTATTGATCGCATTGATATAGGTTACAGGTTCGAACTGAAGCAATTCAGGTCGCTCTTCCAATAACGAGACTAATTTTTTACTGTATTCATAGCAAGAAGGCAGGTTTCTGATAATAAAATTACAATTCGCCAATGTTTTAAATCGCAGAAGTTTTGCTTCAAAACTGGAGGGTTGTATTTCATCCTGAAGCAATGGATTATTCAACAATCTGGCAATCTGATCTAAATCTTCCCTGTTGCCAGTTATTCCATGCTTGGTTTGATAATATTGTAAGTGTGCATGAAGCAGCCAATATTGGTTGATTTCAATCAATTGATTTAATAAATTCTGGCTGTCAAGTTGTAGTTGAGCTAATATTGTATCACTTTGGTTATTAAAAGAATCGGCTTCGATTAAAAGTTTTTCCCAGTTAATGATCTG
This is a stretch of genomic DNA from Sphingobacteriales bacterium. It encodes these proteins:
- a CDS encoding phosphatase PAP2 family protein, translated to MSPDPYRLKWHTEVPLSVFGVGGTGLSEWMKKNKPRLTPEEIAQLDVKSIPAFDRFATRFWSIPAQTGSDVLMYTSMASPLILLIDNNMRKHTSKLALIGLETYLVNAALTSLTKELFKRKRPFVFNPNAPMHKKLGRDATSSYFSGHASASAAASFMTAKMFADYYPNSKYKPYIWTGAALLPAITGFLRVRGGKHYLSDVLTGYAVGALVGVMVPQLHKKK
- a CDS encoding BatA and WFA domain-containing protein, producing the protein MVSYRNFASMSFLYPSFLFALSAIAIPIIVHLFYFRRFKRVYFTNVRFLRELKDERSSRNKLKHLLVLLSRILAVSFLVFAFAQPYIPKKDTKIVQGNKAVSIYVDNSFSMNAGSGVMLFDRAKRKAEEIVGAYGPEDKFQLLTNDFEGKHQRLVNKDEFLTYLEEIQISPSVKTLNDIVLHQQEIISESDSEQKNLFILSDFQKNIVNFENDTAYNLFLIPLQAAEGQNVYIDSVWFENPARTLNEQAQLLVRIKNNGSNDVQNGKVELRINDQVKSIRDFTIQANDKTIDTLSFTISEAGWQNAVVQITESSTIEFDNTYYFTFEVAEQINVLVINSTTGANAYLNEVFKQLSGFSVQNQPENQIDYGKLPANQLIILNQLRSLSSGLSAALQQYVNNGGSLLIFPSANVDLNSFNNLMKVLRVNTYISLNRTRRETDFINTQEDVFKDVFERIPQNLDLPYANSSFDLTSYSNTGEEVLLRFRGGASLLSKYNVGSGRVYLCAVPLETASSNLVSHAIFLPMIYKIAILGSKGNMIAYIIGKNNNFETDIANMTSVADEVFKLKGTAEEFIPQQKTIGSKLYLSVSNQVKQSGIYTLFKTISQPLATYGFNYNRLESDLEYFNVSELRKMYNASNIKFLEDNTELSVLVGQIDRGITLWKWCLLLALMCLLFEILLLRFWRT
- a CDS encoding DUF4199 domain-containing protein; protein product: MLSENIGVKYGMYLGLGFVLLFGVLYAVNPVYMYNTWLGLSIFPIIIVVMVLAARQTKKDLGGYATFTQLVSPAFAVMVFAQLFSSLFNYILYNFIDPTLTDTLRNFTIESTYNMLNMFGTPEEEIEKAITKVEEQDYSVTLSSTFMGFAMFAIFGFVVASIIALIMRKNPPSNLNDQEVEKEELDV